ATCCGGCTGCCTTCCAGATTGCCTTCTCCTTGGAGTGCGTGCCCGATGCATCGCCGCGCGAGACGAAGGTCACGCTCGCGTTGCCGGCCATGCCGGTCTCGCGGATGGCGGTGAACGCTTGCTCAGGAGTCATGCCGTTGATGCCTGCCGGATCGGCTTCGGGCCCGACGAGGACGAAGTAGTTGTAGGCGAAGACGCGCCGGTTGATGCCGTAGCCGTCGGCGAGGAAAGCGTCTTCACGCGCACGGTCGTGCACCATCAGGACGTCCACGTCACCCCGCTGGCCGTACTCGATCGCCTTGCCGGTCCCGGCGGAGACGATCAGCACCTCGGCGTTGTACTTCTCCTCGAAGATCGGTGTGAGGTGGTCGAGGAGCTTGGTGTCGTAGAGACTCGTCGTCGTGGCGATACGGAGTTGCTGCTTCTCTACGGGCGTCGGGTCGGTTGTCGTCCCGGTGCAGCCGCAGATCAGCATGAGGGCGACCATGACGGCCGCAACGGCAAAAATGGTTCGTCTATGCATAGTTATCAGACAGATGTATCGCAATACATGCATTTAAATAAATGTGTTTTGGGTTAATGTAAATCGGGTGTGGTTAATAAATTTTACATTTTGGGGTGATAAATGGGATATTGTTGATATCTCCCTCAGCCCGTCATGATGTCGCGGTAGGCATCCCCGTCCGCCTCGACGTAGAGGATCGCCCTCCCGCCGATGAACGCGGGCTTCGGGAACTTTCTGAGTGCGATGGTGCCTTCCCCGACCACCGCGCCGTCCCGGGTCATCACCCGGTCGACGCCGGAGGCGAGGATTGCGGCGACCGTCTGGGTTCCGCGGAGGTCGCGGGTCGTCCCCTTCTGGACGAACCGGCCGTCGTTCCCCGACGCCGCAAGCCCGACCCCGGCAAGCGCGCCGATCACGCCGTCTTCTGTGCCGCCGAGCCCTTTGAGGAGGATTCCGGCCTCATGGGCAAGCGAGCGCGCCTGATCCTGCGTCACGACGCTCGTCTTCGCGGAGAAGCCGAAGCGGGTGAGATCGCCGTTGATGTTCCGGTCGGCGGCGACGCAGATCCCGGGGTCGCTCCCCTCGATGAAGTCGGCGAGCATCAGTTCCTTTGCCGCCGCGAAGACGTCGGCCGCGATCCCGTTCCCGGCATCCTGGATGTGGATGACCGCGGAGCTGTTATGGGAGGTATAGGGAACAGCCGGATGGACAAAGAGCTGGTGGCGGGTTACCCCGGTCACCGTGTACGACCGGGCGAGTTCTGCTGCAATTGTGCGGGCGAGCCGCCCGGTTCCCCGGGACTCGCGTGTGTCGGTGTCGTCAATGCCAAGGTAGAGGGTCATGGAATCGCTCTGTACAAATCCGCACCGCGAGAAAATGAAGACTTCTCCGGGGTTAATGGAAAGTAGTTGACCCCGGAGGCCGTCAGGCCCTGATGATGGTACCGACCCGCTCCCCGTTGACGGCTTTCGTGATGTTGCCCGGGACGTGGGCGTTCACGATCTTGATCTCTTTCACGTGGAAGGCGTCCCGGAGGAGTTCGACGGCTTTGGGTTCGAGCACCATATCCTCCATCTCCATCTCGATGAGTTCGTCGGCCGTGATCTCAGGGATGAACTCGGCGTCGGGGTTCACGAACGGGTTCTCGGTAAAGAGGCCGTCCACATTCTTCCCGAGGATGCAGTTCTTCGCGCCGACCACCTCAGCCATCAAAAACGCCCCGGTGTCCGTCCGGTGCGGCGGGATGCTCCCGATCTTCGGCGGATGCTCATACAGCCCGTAGGGCGGGGTGCCCTGCACGACCGGCAGCATCCCGAGGGATATGAGCGAGGGGAGGTTTAAGAGATCGTCGGTGTGGATCCGGGTGCCGTTGTACTTCGAGAAGAGGAGCGAGATCATGATCGCGTTCTGCTCGCTGATCTTGCCCGCCAGCTCCGCAAGCACGCCCGTCGGCATCCCGAGGTCGATGCCGACGTCGAGGATGTGCCGCACCCGGACGCCGCCGCCGGTGGCGACCAGAACCTTGTTGTTGCGGGAGAGTTCCCCGATCTCCTCGACCAGGGGATAGATGACGTCCCGCCCGTAGTCGATGACCCCGTGGCCGCCGATCTTGATCACGTTCAGGTCGGGCATGATCCTGACCTGCCGCCCGGTTCGGGTCTCGCGGAGCAGGCCGCGCCGAACCAGACTCTCGCCGCGGAACTTTGATTCCATCTCAAACCGTTCTGCCATGATAACAACCTTACCTCATATATGATAGAAAAAGTTAAGTGTCTTTGGTGTATATCTGCTGATATACCAACTGGTATGGGATGGGAATACGATGAAGATCTATGTAAGAGAACGTCAGAAAGTCGGCACCGGCGTGAAGCAACCCCGCTTCCGCGTCGTCGCCGTCGTCGAAGAGCAGAGCGAATCGAAGCACCTGAAGGTGGAAGGGACGCATTTCCGGAAGGTAGAACTCGAACAGATTGCAAAGGACATCGGGGCGGAGATCGTCTACCTCGAAGAGATGCCCGACGAAGAGCGGGGCGAGATGAAGGCGGCGGAAGCGGCGTAACCAGACCGACCTCCTTTTTTGCGCCGGACGCGAGTACTGTTACGATCGGATGTCCACACACGAACACGACGACATAATCGATGCGGCCGTCCGGATCCTCCTCGAGGAGGACCGGTGTATCACCGTCGGCTTTTCCCCGGACGGCATCTCGCTGCGGTTCCCGACGACGCGGAAACTTGCCGAGCATCTCGGGATCCCGCACTACTACGTCCTTCCCCGGTTCGGGGAGATGGAGCGGGACGGGCTGATTCGCCGGGCCGAGCGGGTCGGCATCTCCACCACGGCCGCGGGAACCGAGCGTCTCCTCGCGGTCATGGCGGAGCGGCACGGCGAGCGCGCGGAAGAGGTCCTGGGTGCCGGGGTTCTGCGGGCGCTCGAGATCCGCGCCGCTCAGGCCTCTTCCTCTTCGCCCGAAGGATAGACATGGGCGGCTGAAGGCCGGAAGGCGAGGTGGACTGCGTCGCCGGGTGCGACGCCCGCCTCCTCGAATCCCTGGCGGGTCAGCGTCACCTTGAACCGAACTCCGGCGTCGACCGAGACCCGGACCAGCCCTCCGTTCGGCCGCACAGAATCCACGCGGCCGAAGACGACGTTTCTTCCGTTCTTTGACAGAGGTGTCTTTGAGAGCTGGATCTCCTCCGGCCGGATAGCAACGGAGACGGGGCCGGGTATACCGTTCTCCGCAGATATCCGGAGATCCCCCACCGCGACCGTTCCATCGGCCGAGCCTGTTCCGCGGAGAAGGTTCTCCACCCCGACAAATCCCGCGACGAAGTCGGAGTTCGGCCGCCGGAAGATCTCCTCCGGCGTCCCCACCTGGATCACGTCGCCGCCGCGCATGATCGCCACCCGGTCGGCGAGGTCGAAGACCTCCTCGAAGTTGTGGGTGATATGGACGATCGTCGTCCCGGTGGCCTCGTGGATCCGGGCGAGTTCCGCCCGCAGGCTCTCGCGCGTCTTCACGTCGAGCGCGGAGAGCGGCTCGTCGAGCAGCAGGGCTTCCGGCTCCATCACCAGCGCCCGGGCAATCGCCGCACGCTGCTGCTCGCCGCCCGAGAGCGTGCCCGGGTAGCGGTGGAGCAGGTGGCTGATGTTTAAGAGATCCGCGCTCTCCTGGATCTTCCCGCGGATGAACGCGGGATCGGCGCGGTGGGATCTCAGCCCGAAACCGATATTCGCTTCGACGGTCAGGTGCGGGAAGAGCATGTAGTCCTGGTAGACCATGCCGATATTCCTCTCCCGTGCGGGCACGTCTGTTATGTCCCGGCCGTTCAAGAAGATCCTGCCCGCATCGGGGGTGTAGATCCCGGCGATCGTCTCAAGAAGGATCGTCTTTCCTGCCCCCGTGGGGCCGAGGACGATGAAGTACTCCCCGTCTTCGACCGAGAGCGAGACGTTCGAGAGCGAAAACTCCCCGAGGCTCTTTGATACGGAATCAATGGTAAGCATGGACAAACCTCCTAGTAGACGTGTGTGGCTCCGCCGTAGCGCTCGAAGGCGTAGAGCGAGACGACCGAGATCATGATGAGGATCGTCGCCGCAGCGATAGCATACTCGAGTTTTCCGGTGGACATGTTCAGGAAGAGCGAGAGTGGGAGCGTCTCGGTCTTCATCCGGGTTGCGCCGGCAAGCATCAGCCCGGCACCGAACTCACCGATCCCCTTCGACCAGGTGATCACCGATCCGGCAAGGAGTCCGTTTGCGGACATCGGGAGCGTGACCCGCCAGAAGGCCTGCGCGTCGGTGCACCCGAGCGTCTTTGCCACGTGCTCGTAGCGGGGGTTGACGCCCTGGAATGTCGAACGGGTCACCCGGAGCATGTAAGGCAGGTTCACGAAGAACTGGGCCATGATGATCCCGAGCGGCGTAAAGACGAACGCAAGTCCTGCCGCGGCAAGCGACTTTCCTACCGGGGATACCCCGAAGAAGAGCAGGAGCCCCACGCCCGCTACGAGCGGCGGGAGCGCCATCGGGATATCCATCAGCATGTTCATCACCGTCTTGCCCGGGAACGTGTAGCGGGCGAGGGCATAGGCCACCGGCACGGCGACCAGGATGCAGAGGAGTGTCGAGATGACGGAGGTGATGATCGAGAGCCTGATGGCGAACTGGATCTCCTCGGAAAGGAGGCATTCAATCAGAACGGCCGGCGGGGAGTGGGTGACCACCCCGACGAGGACCATTATGATGAAGGCGGCGATGAGGAGAGCGACCGCAACGGTCGCCATCCGAAAATAGGAGGGGTTCCTCAGGTTCATGAAGACTCCTCATGCTCCCGGAGATCCTTTGGGGAGAAACTCTTGAGTTTCACCTCCTCGATGTGTTTTGCGTCGACCCAGCCGCTCCTGACGTCGTCGCGGTGATCGAACTGGCGAACGTAGGGCTTGATGTCGAGGAGCGGGGTGCCGTCCAACACGTCGATCCCTTGGACACGGACGGTGTTGCCCTCGACGGAGACGACCTCGACGAGGGAGATCCCGATCGGGTTCGGGCGGCTGAAATGGCGTATGGCAAAGATCCCGCGCTCTTTGCTGCCGTCGACGAACGGGCGCTGGCGCAGGCTAAAGCCGTTCGCCCGGTGGAAGTGGTAGAGGAGGATGATGTGGGAGAATCCCTCGACCCCTTCGAGTCCTTCGGCATACTCGGGAAAGACCTCGATCGTCCCCTCCGCTTTGGAGAAGATGCTCTGGATGGGCGTTGTATCCTGGTCGGTGAACGGTGAGCGAATGGTTCCGATGATCTGGTAGGTGACTTCCATGCGACTTCTCCCCCTTCCTGGTTTATCAGGGTTTGACATCCGCGTAGGTGTCGCTCGGGTAGGTGACGAAACCGTGCCGGGTGAAGATCTCCTTCCCTTCGTCGGAGATGACGAACGCGGTGAACTGCTCCGCCTCATCGGGGTGCTCGGAGGCTGTCAGTACGCCGATGGGAACGACCTTCACCAGGTTATTCGTGTTCGGGATGTAGATGATGTCCATCTTCTCCGGTACGTAGAGATCCTCCCAGATGATACCGACATCGGCCTGCCCCATGGAGAGGTAGACCAGCAGTTCGTTCACCGTGCCGCTGCGGGTCACGAGGTTCTTCTCCACGTCGGCAAGGAGGTCGTTCTTTTCGAGGAGTTTGTCGGTCAGCTGGCCGATGGCGGTGCCGGGATTCTCGCCGAGCGCCACCCGGACGCCGGGCTTTGCCATGTCCTCAAGGCAGGTGATGCCGGCAGGGTTGCCCTTCGGGACGGCGATGATTGGGACGTGGTAAACGGTCAGGTGCTCCTCCTCGACCAGCCCCTTCTCGCGGGCCGCGTCGAAGTAGGCGGTCGCGCCCGGCATGTAGACGTCGCCCATCTCCGTCAGTTCCATCTGGGTGAGCAGGGTGTTCGATCCGCCGAAGACGAAGTTGATCGGGACGCCGGTCTCGTTCGTGAAGGTCGCCGCGATCTCGTCCATCGGTTCGCGCATGCCCGCGCCGCAGTAGACGAGCAACTCGGGCTTTGTCGTGTCGGACGTTCCCGCCGTATCGGCGGTGGTTCCGGTACATCCGCATGCAAAGGCAGCAGTTGCCGCGACAAGCAGTGTAACAATGAGAAGCAGGTGTGCTTTCATAGAGATTATTACTCAAGAGGGCAAAATAAATGTTTATACATGAGGTCAAATCAACTCGTGTAATTTAACAGGTTTGCTTTTGGTGAAATGATAATATAGCCTCATAACCACGAACCGGTACGAACCGGATCGTCATCCGAAACCGAGAAATGGGGAAGAGACATACCGGGAGTTGCACAATGGCGGAGAGCACCGGGACAGAAGAGAGGGGCATCCGGATCACCCTTGAGGAGATCGCCGGAGCCGTCGGCGACTTCGGCACCATCTTTCCCATCCTGCTCGGCGTCGCCATCGTCTGCCCGGACGTGAACGTCAGCCACTTCTTCCTCTTCCTCGCCGCCTGGTACATCATCGCCGGGTTCTACTATCGCCTTCCCATGCCGATCGAACCGATGAAGGCGATCGGCGCCATCGCCATCGCCGAAGGGCTCTGTGCCGGCGAGATCGTGGCGTCAGGCCTTGTTGTCGGGGCGCTCTTCCTCGTCCTCGGCCTCGTCGGCGGCATGACCTGGATCGGGGAGCGGATCCCAAGAAGCGTCGTCCGGGGGGTGCAGGCAGGTCTCGCGCTCATCCTCCTCAGGACGTCGCTCGGCTACATCATTCCCGACGCTCTCTTTGCGGCCGTATCCATCGGGATCATCCTCATCTTCTTCGTCGCATCGCAACGCACCCGGATCCCGGACGTCTCCGCCCTGCTGGTGCTCGGCATCGGGCTCGCCGCCGGTATCGCAACGCAGGGAATGCCGCCGTTCCGCCTGATGTCCCTCCCCGCCCTCGTCATCCCGATGCCGGTAGACTTCATCACCGGAACCTGGGACCTCGCCCTCCCGCAGATACCGCTCACGCTCACGAACGCCATCCTCGCGACATCGCTCCTCACCTACGACCTCTTCCCGAAGAAGGGCGTGAACCCTGATAGGCTCTCGCGGACGATCGGGGCCATGAACCTGGTCTCGACGCCGCTCGGGGGGTTCCCCATGTGCCACGGCGCCGGGGGGCTCGCCGCGATGTACCGGTTCGGCGCACGGACCGGCGGGGCAAACATCATCGCCGGTATCTTCATCCTCGTCTTCGCCGTCGCTTTCGCCCCGCCGGAGGTGCTGACCCTCATCCCCTTCGGCGTCTTCGGGGCGCTCCTGGTCTTCGTGGCGCTCGAGCTCGGGAAGCACAGCGTGAAGACGGAGTCCTACCTGGTCACGGGGGTCATCGCCGTCCTCACCCTCGCGGTCGGCCTCACGGTCGCGTTCATCGCCGGGATGATCCTCGCCTATGCGCTCAAGCGGTGGGAGAAGGGGAGAGCGTCCCGGTCCTGACCCGACCAGGTTTATCACATCCGGCGTAAGAGCGGGGGGAGATGGACACCGTCACTGCACTCGGTCTTCTCGCCGGTTCGCTCACGACGCTCTCGTTCGCGCCGCAGGCCGTCCGGGCGTGGCTGCCACGCGCTCGACCACCGACCTCTCGCTCTCGATGCTCATCGTCCTTCTCGCGGGCGTTCTGCTCTGGCTCGCCTATGGGGTGGTGAGAGGGGATGTCGCCATCGTGGCGGCGAACGCCGCGACAGCCGGCCTTGTCGGCCTCACCCTCTCGCTCAAGAAAAAGAACGGATGACGTGGATCGCCGTCGCCTTCACGGAGAGGGCGACGGAGATTCCCGAAACGATGCCGAATTCCTGCACCGAGCGCCGGGTCAGAACCGCGGTGAGCGTGACCCCCGCGTCAACCCGCACCTCGGCGACGGGGCCGTTCTCCGCGACCGAGACGACCGTCCCGGCCAGCGTGTTCCGGGCGCTGGTGCGCCGCCCGTCCCCGACGGCGAGGACGACGTCGTCGGCCCGGATGCAGAGGCTGACCTCCTCGCCCGCTGCCGCCTCCGTCACCGCCTCGAAGGCCAGCCCTCCGGCAATCACCGTCGCGAGCCCGTCCTCGTTTGCCGTCACCGTTCCGTCCAGGATGTTCTCGATCCCGACGAACGACGCGACCTCGCGGCTCTTCGGGGCGTTCAGCACGACATCGGCCTTCCCCTCGTCGACGAGAGCTCCGTCGATGATCACCGCCATCCGGGTGGCGAGGAGATGCGCTTCGCGGCGGGAGTGGCTCACCTGCACGACGGTGAGCCCGTCCTCCCGGTGGAGCCGCCGGAGATCGTCGATGAACTTCTCCTGCGTGACGGGGTCGAGGGCCGAGAGCGGTTCGTCGAGGAGGAGGATGTCGGGTTTCACCGCGACGGCCCGGGCGAGCGCCACCCGCTGCTGCTCGCCGCCGGAGAGGGTCCCCGGGTAGCGGTCGGCCAGATGAGCGATCCCGAACCGTTCGAGGAGGGGGGCGACCTCGGCCCGGGCCTCCTTCTTCCCCATCCCCTGCACCCGGAGCCCATAGGAGATGTTGTCGATGACCCGCATGTTCGGGAAGAGTGAGTAGTCCTGGTAGACGAGAGCGACATTCCGCTTCTCCGGGGGGAGTGCGGTGATCTCTTCGCCCCGGAGGAGGACGCGGCCGCTGTCCGGCCGGTGGAGTCCGGCGATCGCTTCGAGGAGCACCGTCTTCCCCGCACCCGACGGCCCGACGATGAAGTAGTAGTCGCCCTTACTGATCGTCAGGCTGACGTCGTTTAAGCGGAACGAGCCGAGTGCGAGCGAGACACGGTCAAACTCTATCATCGTACCTCCCTAAGTACCGGGTCATTCTTCGCAGGAGGTAGAAGACCCCGAAACTGACCAGGATGACCGTGAATGCGATACTCCTGCTCGTGTGGATGCCGTCTGTCGTGAAGGAGTAGTAGATCAGCGTCGATATGATGAACGGGTAGTAGGCGATCATGATGACGCCGGCAAACTCCCCGATCGCCCTCCCCCAGGCGAGGATAGCCCCGCTGTACATGTGCCGGAGGCTTAAGGGGAGCGTGACCGTCCGGAACGCCGTAAAGGTTCCCGCCCCGAGCGTGCGGGCGACGTTCTCCAGGTGAACCGGCACCTTCTCGAACCCCTCCCGCATGCTGTTGACGTAGAACGGCGAGGCGACGAAGAGCATCGCGACGATCGTCCCCGGGAGCGCGTCCTCGAACGCAATCCCGATCTCCGAGAGCGGCGCGCCGAGCCAGCCCCGGCGCATGAAGAGGAGGTAGACGAGCAGGCCCGCCACGGTGTGCGGCAGGATGAGCGGGATATCGACGATGCTCTCGACGGCGCCCTTGAGCCGCGAGGGGCGGGATCGTGCGAGAACGTAGGCGAGCGGGGTTCCGAAGAGGATGAGGAGGAGGACGGCGCTCGCCCCCGCGCCGAACGTGAGGAGGATCGATCCGATCACCTCCGACGACGCCGCGACCTTCAAGAGGTGCGCCGGGTCGGCGAGTTCCGCCGAGGCGATGCTCGCGATGGCAAGCACCGTGATGCCGACGAGCAGCCCGCCCATGATGCAGAACCCGAGGGTGCACCAGTCGATATGCCGCCTCCAGCGCCCACTCCACCAGGAGGGAGGTGCTTCACCATCCCCCAGAAGGGGGTCGCCCGAGAGTGTTTCGGTCTTCATATCCGCACGTTCCTGAATAAGCGTTGTACGCGTCCGCTGATAACTGGTAGCATAAAGAAAAAGAGGGGTTCAGGCCTTCATCTCGACGAGCGATTGGAGAGCGTCGGGGATGCTGCCGTAGCCGCCCGCGGGCACGATCGGGGGCTGACCATCGGCAGTGAGGATCTCCTGGCCGGTGGCGCCGATCAGCATCTCGACAAACTCGATGCCGAGGTCAGGGTGCTCGGCGATCTTCGGGACGGTCACGCCGTAGACGATCGGCGAGCCCGCGTAGCTCGTAGTGCCGTCACCCTTCTTTGCCTCGGTCTGGACGGTCGCGTAGTTCTCCGCGAAGTCTATCGAGGAGAGGTCGATCTCCTCGGGGAGTTCGATGAACTCGAGGTCGTTCTGGACGGCGACGCTGCGGTACTCCCATGCGTAGTCAAGCCCTCCGGACTGAACCATCTGGACGAGTTCGACGCTCTTCGGGCGGATCGTCAGGGTGGTGCTGTCGGGCTTCGGGTCGGCGGCGTGGATCGTGTAGACGCCACCCTCTTCGGTGACGGTGATCGCGCTGTGCTCGCTGACGAGCGTCTCGAAGATCTGGTCGTTCTTGTAGTAGGCCTCGGCGAGCTGGATCACCATCGGGGTGCGGTAGCCGCAGGGATCGGAGTTCGGGTCGGAGAAGCCCCACCGGACGCCGTCACGGTCGAGGATCTCGTACCAGTTCTCGGCGGTGATCTCGTCTGCGTACTTGCTCTCGTTAGAGTAGGTCAGGACCATCCGGTTCTTCGCGAACGTGAGGTACCAGTCGGCGTGCTCCGGGATCATCATCTCCGGGATGAGATAGTAGTCAGCAGAGGCGACGACGTCGGCGGGCTTGCCGTTCTCGGTCACCTTCTTGATGCAGTCGACGCTGCCGGCTGGCTCGAGGAGCACGGTGACGCCGGCATGTTCTGCTTCGAATTCTGCTTTCACCTTCTCAAACGGTCCGGTCAGGCTCCCGGCATGGAAGACCTTCACCTGGACGTCTTCGGCGGCGGTCGCCGTCGGCGTGGGGGTCGTCGTCGGGTCTTCGGTCGTCCCCGTGCAGCCGGAGAACAGAACCGCGGCAGCGACGATGAGACAGATAAACGCACATAGGCGGGTTAGTTTCATGAAATACGTTTGGCGGTGGCCCAATGTTAAAAGTATTCATCTCGGCAAATGTTAATCAAATTGATTTACCTGGCATTCCCGGACGGATCAGATTCCGGAGGAAAGGGCTTTGATGGGGATTCAGGCCCCTTTCCGCGGGATGAGATGAACCGCCTTCGCCTGGAGAGAGACCCAGACCTCCATCCCCTCGTGAAGATCGAGGGTCTCCGCCCTCCTCGCGGTCACGAGCGCGACGAGATCGCACCCGCAGTGCACCGTCACGTTCACGAACGGTGCCGTGGGCTCGATGGCGGTGACCGTGGTCGGGAACCTGTTCTCCGCCTCCTCGTGCATGGGCTCCCTCCGGTGCAGGGAGATGTCTTCGCCCCGGACGATCATCTCGACCTCGTCGGCGGGCGGCGGGGTCGCCGAGAGGATCTCTTTACCTCTTGCCTCCACCACGGTGAACTCTCCTCTCCGCGCGACGACCCGGCCGGGGAGGATGTTCTGGACGCCCACGAACCGAGCGATCCGCCGATCTTTTGGCTCGCGGAAGATCTCGCGGGACGGCCCGGTCTGGGCGATCGTGCCCTCGATCATCACCCCGACCCGGTGGGCAAGGCGCTGGCCCTGCGCCAGATCGTGGGTGCTTATGAGGACGGTCATGTTGGCCTCGCGGTTCAGGCGGGTCACGATCGCCTCGATGGTGGCGGTCGATGTCGGGTCCAGGTTCGCCGTCGGCTCGTCGAGGAAGAGGATCTCGGGATCGGTCACGAGCACCCGTGAGAGGGCCACCCGCTGCTGCTCGCCGCCGGAGAGATCGAGCGCCCGGCTCTTGATATAGCGGGAGAGCCCGACGGCTTCGAGGGCCTCCTTCACCTTCCGGTCGATCTCGTCGGCGGGAGCACGCCGGTACCGGAGCCCCATTGCGACGTTGTCGTAGACGGATGAGTTGAAGACGATCGGCCGCTGAAAGAGCATCCCCATCCGGCGGCGGAGGTCGAGCCAGCTGCCGCGCTCCGCGACCGTGTCGATCCCGAAGACCGAGAGCTGCCCATCGTTTGCGGGCTCGATCAGGTCGAGGAGCCGCAGAAGCGTGCTCTTCCCCGACCCGCTCGGGCCGATGAGCGCGAGGATCTCGCCTTCGCTGACCGAGAGGTCGACGTCGTGCAGGACTTCAAGGGTGCCGTAGGATTTTCTGATATTGTGAGCCTCGATGACTGTCATGGTATCACCGCTGCTGGACGAGCGAGAGGGCGATGTTCACCCCGAGTGCCACCCCGAGGAGAATGATCCCGAGCGCGATCGAGAGGGAGTAGTTCGCCATCGAGGTGTTGAGCGCGATCGCGGTGGTGAGGACGCGGGTCGCGCCCCGGATGTTGCCGCCGACGATCATCACCGTCCCGACCTCGGCGATCGCCCGCCCGAACCCGAGGAGGACGCCGGCCATCACCGCGAACCGGGCCTCCGCGATGATCGTCATGACCGTCTGGAGCCTGCTCGCGCCGAGCGCGGTGATCGTGTAGCGCTTGTCCCGGTCGATCCCCGAGAGCGCCGAGACCGTCAGCCCCATCAGGAGCGGGATGATGAGGACGGTCTGGGCGACGATCATGCCGCCGGGTGTGTAGAGAAAGCGAAGGAACCCGAAGGGGCCGATGTTTGAGAGGAAGAGGAAGATGACCAGGCCCACGATGACTGTCGGGAGCGCATACAGCGTCTGCAGGGTGG
This region of Methanoculleus horonobensis genomic DNA includes:
- a CDS encoding ABC transporter permease — protein: MKTETLSGDPLLGDGEAPPSWWSGRWRRHIDWCTLGFCIMGGLLVGITVLAIASIASAELADPAHLLKVAASSEVIGSILLTFGAGASAVLLLILFGTPLAYVLARSRPSRLKGAVESIVDIPLILPHTVAGLLVYLLFMRRGWLGAPLSEIGIAFEDALPGTIVAMLFVASPFYVNSMREGFEKVPVHLENVARTLGAGTFTAFRTVTLPLSLRHMYSGAILAWGRAIGEFAGVIMIAYYPFIISTLIYYSFTTDGIHTSRSIAFTVILVSFGVFYLLRRMTRYLGRYDDRV
- the wtpA gene encoding tungstate ABC transporter substrate-binding protein WtpA, giving the protein MKLTRLCAFICLIVAAAVLFSGCTGTTEDPTTTPTPTATAAEDVQVKVFHAGSLTGPFEKVKAEFEAEHAGVTVLLEPAGSVDCIKKVTENGKPADVVASADYYLIPEMMIPEHADWYLTFAKNRMVLTYSNESKYADEITAENWYEILDRDGVRWGFSDPNSDPCGYRTPMVIQLAEAYYKNDQIFETLVSEHSAITVTEEGGVYTIHAADPKPDSTTLTIRPKSVELVQMVQSGGLDYAWEYRSVAVQNDLEFIELPEEIDLSSIDFAENYATVQTEAKKGDGTTSYAGSPIVYGVTVPKIAEHPDLGIEFVEMLIGATGQEILTADGQPPIVPAGGYGSIPDALQSLVEMKA
- a CDS encoding ABC transporter ATP-binding protein; amino-acid sequence: MTVIEAHNIRKSYGTLEVLHDVDLSVSEGEILALIGPSGSGKSTLLRLLDLIEPANDGQLSVFGIDTVAERGSWLDLRRRMGMLFQRPIVFNSSVYDNVAMGLRYRRAPADEIDRKVKEALEAVGLSRYIKSRALDLSGGEQQRVALSRVLVTDPEILFLDEPTANLDPTSTATIEAIVTRLNREANMTVLISTHDLAQGQRLAHRVGVMIEGTIAQTGPSREIFREPKDRRIARFVGVQNILPGRVVARRGEFTVVEARGKEILSATPPPADEVEMIVRGEDISLHRREPMHEEAENRFPTTVTAIEPTAPFVNVTVHCGCDLVALVTARRAETLDLHEGMEVWVSLQAKAVHLIPRKGA
- a CDS encoding ABC transporter permease; amino-acid sequence: MVNGNPIIEGFIEAIELIITLDPQVVEITIRSLYVSLTATFFAALIALPLGALIYFYEFRGKHAVVSTLQTLYALPTVIVGLVIFLFLSNIGPFGFLRFLYTPGGMIVAQTVLIIPLLMGLTVSALSGIDRDKRYTITALGASRLQTVMTIIAEARFAVMAGVLLGFGRAIAEVGTVMIVGGNIRGATRVLTTAIALNTSMANYSLSIALGIILLGVALGVNIALSLVQQR